Part of the Chanodichthys erythropterus isolate Z2021 chromosome 13, ASM2448905v1, whole genome shotgun sequence genome is shown below.
AATTAGTGGATATAAAGTCATCCAGCATTTTTAATATAGTAGAATTGTTTATGTTTTCTTTGAATTGTTCAGAGCTGGATTGCTTCCACTTCTAGTGGATTCTAGTGGATAAGTGTTGCTCCTTTCACATGGTGGTTTCAGGTACAGCACTGTTTGGCAGTGATTGGAAACCGTGAGCTGAGGTCTGACTGTGAAGGCATTAATAAAATTTGGATCAATATCTGTTATTGAATAATCAACCACAAGGTTCCTAATCTGGAGCAATAGGTGAATACCTAATGTATCTCCTCTAGTTCTGCCATTAATTATATCCCTAAACCTTTAACATTTGCTTTCCTGTTCATGTTGACTAAACTATCATAGCTGTTTCTTGGTGTGATATTGATAAGGAGTGAAACATGGTGTCATTGAGTGTATCATTATCTACAATATTTACATAATTTCTCTCCCTGTTCTGACGTTTAAATCTCCACATGAGGATATTTCCTCTGGACTGAAAGTGTAAGATGTCAGTCTGTAGTTTGGAAAAGCTTTGCTCTTCATAATAGGGAGAATCATGAGGTGGAATATAGACTGCACAGAGGTAAAGATTAGACTGTGATATGACAGATTTCACTTCAAGCCAAACAGAAGATTTTTcaatttttaacaattttaatcaaatgtttcaaattgtCTTTCTGCCATATAAGTATTCCACCTGAGTCtctgacacattttattttagaattttttgaTGAATCAACAACAATTTCCTATCCTATCGGACAATGTAAAGTCTCATTACTACTACACCACGTCTCATGAAAGTACATATCTGTTACAGTGCTGAGTACATCTTGATCTGCAGTCTTGTTACCAAAAGTATAAGAGTGCAGACCCTGTATATTCCAAAAACtgattttaaatgatttcaTGGATAGATTTTtctgtaatgtgtgtgtgtgtgtatacatataagtgtgtgtgtgttatgttaTGTCCTCAGTCTTATCTAGTTGAGTTCAGCAGCTGCAGGGTTTTGTGGTTGTTGAACTGCCGTTGTGTAGCTCTTGTGTTGTGATGGAGGTCCTGTGGCTGTTCTGAACTCTGCTGGAGAACGGATGGTTTTTGGTGACTTGGAGTTGGAGTTTCATTGGAGTTTCTGCTGTTTCTTGGTGTGTTTCCAAAGTCTGTGCTTTTCAGCACTCTGGCAAAGTTTGTTGAGATGTACATGGTCATACATatgtcatctctctctctctctctctgtagttgtataattgtaattttttttaagataaacAATTATTCTTTGTTTTCTCGAATGTATTAGGCTTAAACCtctttttgtattattaaaacaactgtttttctttcatttaaggGGGAATGATATACCCgcaatcaaatatttaaatggCAGTTGATTAATTTTATGGTCAGCCAAGTCAAAAATAGCcatatatatttcaataaaaaacaGGATTAAAAGTATACATGGCCAAGACTGTGTACTGTTGTTTAAGGCATTTATTAGGTCTAGGATCTCAGTTgagtttaaatattataaagagatGCAGGACTTGGATACCTTTATATTGCAGtggtgttttaatgtttttttgttttgttttgttgttttttttttggggggggggggggggtatttttAGTCTTTTGTTGTGTTGATTGGTTTTGTGATAAtggtttgatgtttttttgttactgatttaataaaaatatggattaaatctctctctctctcgtatCTAACTCCACTGTTACTCTCGCACTTCAAAAGATAGGCTagtttgtaaattttgtttgtACATAAATTAACTCATGTATATTCATGTATGCTCCGCCCAGAAAAAGCTCAGAAACCGAAAATCTCGTAACACCTGTTCCACAACATACGTCATCGTCTTAGAGTGATCGCTTCAGGTACTGGAAATTGCTGGCTGCATGCTACTAGTGTAGAAGAAAATATTAAGATGTTAATCAAACTGCATCTCAGCACAGCTTTTCGAAGGATCCCAACGTTAGGAATGTGTGGCTAAAATTATTTTTAGCGATGTGCTGTGATCAGTGATTGTTTTGATGTGCAAGGACGCCTGTAGCGTTTAGATCAGTCCTATATAGGAGTTTAGATCAGTATATAAATCCACTAAACTTTATTtctataaataaaatggaatttaaCATATTAGCAGCATCTTTTCATGTGCGTCAATCTCAATATTATATGAGACTAAACAGCCTTCACCTGCTACACCTGTTCAATTTAATATCATGAAATAGCCTACCGGTTTGCTTACGCTATACTTCCTTCACTGAGTTAGCAGTTGCACGCCGAACGTGAGTCCAACTCCGGTACGAGAACGAGAACAATACGGTGGAAACGGGATAACAGAGACCGGCTGATTAGACTTGAATtactttctaaatgtttaatttttaattataatgttTGTTAAGCGAGTTTAAATGTAAGcaatatgtattaaaaatggTAGGTTATAAAAGAGCCTATTATGGCTACtgtaaaatatgataaaaagaTATCATGCCAACCTGTGGTTGTGTGAAGTATTTTACAAAAGTTTAGAGGATTAAGCTTCATGTAGGCctattaagtaaaaaaaaaaaaaaaaaaaaagctagtattatagtaaaaaaaataatcacctcattatgctgggttaaataacccaatttgctgggtaaAATTAGCCCAACATGTGTTCTGTCCTATATTTACCTAGCATTTACCTAGCCCTTGGGCTAACCTTTTTAACCTAGTGTATTTTAAAGCAAGTTCTTCAACTTTACAATACTTTGTACAGTTGTAGGCTACCGTTTTATTTCAGTACCTGGTCTATACTGCATATATCGATAAATTCTTCTTAAAAACAGGATGTGCTGAATGATGTGGAACAGTCATTGACTGTTGCAGTATATCTGTTTTTAAGTAGTAGTAAATTGTAAAGCCCCACCCTAGCCAGGCTTGTGTTTGACTTTCAAATCTTTCTCGCAACATGACAATACACTCTTCTTGCCTGATATTTTCACTCTCATTTTCCAGTTCAATCCATCAAGTGAATACGGACACAAGACCCAGCCGATACAACAATAATGCGACTCCGTCAGAGTGTTCACTTCTTCCTTTTTGGCATGTTTGTCGGCTTATCACTGAGTGGGTATGTAAAAACTTTTTGTAAATCTGAGGCTGATTTTCTCACACTTTTGTTATTTGAATGTTAAATAAATCACAACACTGGTTTTAAATCTGTTtaagaaatgtaattttcatATATCTCTAAACTGACCGAAAGACCAGCTGAGATATTTCTCAATTTGTCACTTTTGTAGTAAAATTAAATACTTGAAGcattttgctatttttttttaatgtatttattggtTTGTTTTTATACAAGATAACTTGATAGTTATTTTTTGATCACCAAGGGAAAATGCATTTTAGACTGTGTGCATTATGGTTTAAGCTCATATTCTCactaaacaaacacaaaaacaaaaagcagtTTAGAACCTGTTTAACAGAATTCATCACTGAATGCAGGTCTCAGAAGACAGGAAGTGCTATTCATGAAGATGGAAGTAATTATACAGAAAGCCAGTGCGGTTATCTCTCTTCCTTCATGTATTCCTTCAATAAAACTGTAAAGACTATGTGATATTCATgttcacagtatttgtgtttttgGTAAGCCAAATATTGAACAAGCAACCAAATGATGGAACATTTGAAAAGACATTCAGGTGTGTTTAGTGGGAAATTGTGGAggcacttaaaggattagttcactttcaaattaaaatttcctgataatttactcacccccaagtcatccaagatgtctgtgtccttctctcttcagtcgaaaagaaattaaggtttttgatgaaaacattccaggatttttctccatatggtggacttcaatggcctccaaatgattgaaggtcaaaattacagtttcagtgcagcttcaaaacgttctacacaatcctagatgagaaataagggtcttatctagagaaaccatccaTCATTTTCTGATCTCATCTTGAACaacggcagtgtagacactgctaagtgtattactgccctccacaggtcaaagtttgaactaaattgttatatacctgcactagcatattgtatatgacaatttagttcaaactttggaggccattgaagtccactatatgaagaaaaatcctggaatgttttcatcaaaaaccttaatttctttttgactgaagaaagaaagacaatcatcttggatgacatgggggtgagtaaattatcaggaaattttaatttgaaagtttaaacaaaatgATTCAGTCAAATAAAACTAATATGCTCTATAAAGCCAGATATTAAAACCAAGAGGTTCCTGCTGAAAGTAAAAGACATTGGTCCTAATGGTGCTTATTGATGAGACCctttttttattggttttaaATAGCAGAAGAGCAGTGCGTTTTTTAGAGTGttgatgttattttatttatttaattttttaattttttattctttattcagttgtttttttctgctactGGGTTGAGTGGGTCATTTTCCATGCATGTATGTTCCATGTATGTAGCCTATAAATCATTTATGTGAATATAGACTCGAAAGTGTATGGAATGTGCCACACATTTAAAAGTTGCAAAGGCACAAATTCTGTCttcaattatatatttaaacaaacaaaatctaaaatctaatcttttgaAAGAGACAGTCAgagacagtttttttttgttgttttttttaactaaaatttaCTTCTACTAAAGAGTGTGTGAGCGCCTACACACATTTCCAAAAGATCTCTGCTTATGGGATTATGTCTTCTCTCACAGGCTAATTTTCTTGGGCTACACTTCCAGTTGGTTTAGGTAAGTAGTCTATATATGTTTACGTGAACATTAAACGATCAATTTCAGTCtgatcaaaacatttaaaaggttTAGTTCGAACCAGTCCAATTATTGCTTAAGTTAGGCAAACGGATAAAACAATTGAAGCTCAGTTTCGTTCTGCATTAATATGCATACTACGCATGCTCCGAAATCCTTTACATGTTCGataattattatgcattgtgTCACGTGTAAAGACTGTTGTTTAACTACCCAGAACCCCACCACTATAGTTTGATTACAGTGCTGTGATGAGGTCTGTTGAGTTGTACAGTCCTGCTCCTGTGTAAAATTGTGTTTTGGTTTGCAGAAATCAACAAACAGACGGATTAGGGTAAGTACTcaatacatacacacaaataaattaattctcTCTTCAACGTATACAAAAAAGCTTATGTGCACTCTTGCACAATAAGACTTGACAGAATTCACTGTTTAATACCCTTACATACAGCTTATGTACTTTCagaatatttacttatttactgTATACACATGCCACACCAATGTTTGACTGTaatctgtgtgtatgtgtttgtgtttacacAGTCAGACAGATGTTGTTTCTATGACACCATGGTTAGCCCCAGTTGTTTGGGAGGGAACCTTTGACTCCATACTGATCGACTCTATCTACAAACAACACAACATCACTATAGCAACCACTGTCTTCGCTTTGGGAAAGTAACAAAGTTTCATACTTCTCAAACtctcaaaattgttcttttctctctctcatatattcATATTCTTGGGGGACTTGATGTTGATGTTTGTAGATTTTGGTATGGAAGTATTTTAGGCCATATCACGCCTCACATTGatgctgaagaaacatttctgtcattttcaatgttgaaaacagggttaatatttttttggaaaacatgatacatttttcaatcagaattatttgatgaatagaaagttcaaaagagctgcatttatttgaaaaatatcttTTGAAACATTCTTAATGTCTTTAccctcacttttgatcaattcaatgtgtcgttgctaaataaaagtattaatttctttcaaaaatgtatatGGGGTCAGTATTAttacatatacatgtatatgtatacacacataTCTATTCCTCTCATTCTTTTTTAGATACACACGTTTTCTCAAAGATTTTCTGGAGTCAGCAGAGGACCATTACTTTGTTGGATTTCGAGTGCATTACTACTTGTTTACAGATCAACCAGAAGCAGTTCCTGAAGTAAAGATGGgtgaaaatcatcatttgaCAGTTCGGAGGGTTCCGAGCATGGACAGATGGCAGGACATCAGTATGGGCAGAATGGAATTACTGGAAAAACTAATGGAGAACGAACTGGCCAATGAAGCTGACTATATTTTCTGCCTGGACGTGGATACAAAGTTCTATGGCCACTGGGGGTCGGAGTCTTTGGGTCGTCTTGTCGGTGTGATACAT
Proteins encoded:
- the LOC137034658 gene encoding histo-blood group ABO system transferase-like, which encodes MRLRQSVHFFLFGMFVGLSLSGLIFLGYTSSWFRNQQTDGLGQTDVVSMTPWLAPVVWEGTFDSILIDSIYKQHNITIATTVFALGKYTRFLKDFLESAEDHYFVGFRVHYYLFTDQPEAVPEVKMGENHHLTVRRVPSMDRWQDISMGRMELLEKLMENELANEADYIFCLDVDTKFYGHWGSESLGRLVGVIHPWFFDYPRDQFTYERRPESQAFIPAGEGDYYYTAAAFGGSLADVHNLTKTCREQMNIDAANSIEAIWHEESHLNKYFLYNKPSKLLSPEYLWRDINISVGQVKIIRFSHVAKNNAEVRPN